ACTTGCCGAGACTATCAAGATTCGCGTCCGATTTATTGCTTCAACATCGAATCCGAAGGTAACATTATGATCCTGTGGTCTAAATCGTTGACTCTGAGCAGCTTCTCGTAACCCGCCTAAATTGACCAAATTCTCCTGATTCTTGCACTTTCATTTGATTGTCCGATGCAATTTCGCTATATTCTCAAAGTGTTGGCTACGACGCCACAATAAGGAGTTGCTATGAATGTCTTCGAATTTGCAATGAAAATGGAAAAAGATGGGCAGCATTTCTATGAAAGCGAAGCTGCAAAAACCAATAATCCCGCGCTTAAGAAAATCTGGCTGCAATTGGCCGGCGACGAAGTGAAGCACTATGAGATATTCAAGCGCTTCCGCGATGGCGACGTTCACGAGGCCAAAGCCATGTCTGAACTCGGCACACAGATTCTTGCCACTGCCAAGACTGTTTTCGAGCAGTTGCCCAAGACCGGCAATGATTTCAACTTTGGCGACGATGTAATTGCTGCCTGGACCAAAGCCCAGCATCTCGAAACCGAAACTGAGAAATTTTATCGCGAGAAATCCGGCGAAGAAAAACTTCCGGAAATTAAGCGCGCTTTCAGTCTTCTTGCCGACGAAGAACACAAGCACGTCGTATTAATAGAGCATGTGCTTGAATTCCTGCATCAGCCCAAAAGCTGGCTCGACGACGCTGAGTGGAGCAATATCGCCCACTAAACGCCGTTCGTGTTCGATTCGGCTGTTTGACCTTATCAGGGACATGCTTTCGCCACAGGCGGCGTGTCCCTGTCTTTTCAGTATGAATTCACAACTATTCTGCAATACAATCACGGAGGGAATTTGATGGGCAACTTTCGTATGGCTCATCCATTTAACGAGCCGATCTACAGCTATGGCCCCGGTACGCCGGAACGCGCAAAACTGCAGGCCGCTATCGAAGAACTCAAATCCAAACAGATCGACATTCCGCTGATCATCGACGGTAAGGAAGTCCGCGTCGGCGAAAAGATCAAACTTACCGCGCCGCACGATCATTCGCTGGTACTTGGATATTCCTACAGAGGCACCAAGAAAGAAACCAACGACGCTATCGCTTCGGCCTTGGCAGCACAACAAGCTTGGTCGGAAGTTCCCATGCATCATCGCATCGCCATCTTCCTCAAAGCAGCCGATCTGCTCGCCGGTCCTTATCGCTACATTGTCAATGCCGCAACCATGCTGGCCCACTCCAAGAATCCGTTTCAAGCGGAAATCGATGCTGTCTGCGAATTGGTGGACTTCTTCCGCTTCAATGCGTACTTCATGCAGCAGATCGCCGATATCCAGCCGATCAACCCGGATCCGACTATCTGGAATCGCATTGACTATCGCCCACTTGAAGGCTTCATCTTTGCCGTATCGCCATTCAACTTTGTCTCGATCAACGGCAATCTTCCCAGTGCTCCGGCAATGTGGGGCAATGTCGCCGTCTGGAAACCGGCCTCCAGCGTCATGTACACTTCTCATTTCTTGATGAAGATATTCATGGAAGCCGGCCTGCCCCCGGGCGTTATCAATATGGTAACCGGCAAAGCTTCAGAGATTTCCGATATCATACTCAATCACGAATATCTCGCCGGTATTCACTTCACAGGCTCCACGCCGGTATTCCAGACCATGTGGAAAACCGTCGGCGAGAACATCGCCAAGAACAAGTACAAAGGCTACCCGCGTCTGGTCGGCGAAACCGGCGGCAAGGACTTCATTTTTGTCCATAAGTCAGCAGTGCCTGATCAGGTTGCAACCGCTATTACCCGTGGCGCATTCGAGTATCAGGGACAGAAATGTTCTGCGGCATCACGCGCTTACATTCCCAAGTCCCTATGGCCTTCAATCAAGAAGACCGTTCTCAAACAGCTTGCCGAGATCAAGATCGGCGCTCCGACTGACTTTTCGAACTTCATGAATGCCGTCATCGATCGCGGCGCTTATGACAGTATCAAAGAGTATGTCGACTTCGCGAAGAAGGCCACCGACGCCGAAATCATCTCCGGCGGCAACTGCGACGATTCGAAGGGATACTACATCGACGCGACCTTGATCGAAACTTCAAATCCCAAATTCAAGACTATGCAGGAAGAAATCTTCGGCCCTGTCATGACGGTCTATATCTACAAGGATAGCGAATACGAAAAGACGTTGAAACTCTGTGATGAGACATCACCCTACGCCCTAACCGGAGCAATCTTTGCGGCAGATCGCGATGCCATCCTTCTTGCCGAAAAGACACTGCGCCAAGCTGCCGGCAACTTCTACATCAATGACAAACCGACCGGCGCAGTCGTTGGCCAACAGCCGTTTGGCGGCGCAAGAGCTTCCGGCACTAATGACAAAGCCGGCGCCTTGCATAACATGATTCGTTGGACATCGCCGCGAACCATCAAAGAAAACTTCGTCCCGCCGACGGACTACAAGTATCCATTCCTGCGAGAAGAATAACCACTTTGGTTCAAGCCCCTCGCATTTGACGCGAGGGGCTTTTCATTTCAGGCAACATCCCCCGGAACGTTTCCCTTCCCCCAATGTTAAAACCTTGTAGCTTGACCTATCGTCGAGCGAACGAGTCGAAATTGATTACTTGAATGATACAGGAGTCCGTCGTGTCCGAAACAAATCCCATCTCGAATGATTCAGGGATGAATCGCAGAGACTTTATCGAAAACGCCGCCATCATCAGCGCCGCCGCCGTATTGGTGCCCGGACTGCTGGGCGAACAACTCGCGCAGGCGCAAACAGTCGATGCTTACGCTTTGCCGCCTCTTCCGTATGCCTACGACGCCCTCGAACCGCACATCGACAAGATGACGATGGAAATCCACCATAGCAAACACCACGCTGCCTATGTCAATAATCTCAACAAAGCGCTGGAGAAATACCCCGAGTTGAAGAAGCAGTCGCCGCAAGACCTCGTTCGCAAACAAGGCACCATGCCCGATGCGATTCACTCGGCAGTCCGCGATCACGGCGGCGGACATGTAAACCACACATTCTTCTGGACTATCATGGGACCAAATGCCGGCGGCGATCCGGGCGGCGAAATCGCCGCCGCAATTACAGCCGAGTACGGCGATATTGCAAAGTTCCGCGAAGAATTCGGCAAGTTTGCTGCCGGGCGCTTTGGCTCAGGCTGGGCATGGCTCGTTTACAGCGATCGCGAACTCAAGCTCACTTCGACCGCCAATCAGGATAGCCCGCTTTCATATGGACAGACGCCGATTCTGGGAATCGACGTCTGGGAACACGCATATTACTTGAAGTATCAGAACCGCCGCGCCGACTACATTGGCGCTTGGTGGAATGTCGTCAACTGGGACGCAGTCAACAAAATTTACGTCACTGCGTCAAAATAACCGCCTACCAGTCGTAGACGCAACCCGGACAACAAGTCTCCGGCGGATTTCCACCGCCAAAGATATAGATGATTCCGTCAATGGCATCCGAGATCGTGACAGCACAGTCGCAATTGAAATCGCCCTGACATTCTGACGCTGGCGCCGGTCCGCCTCCAAAAACATAGGCGATCACACGAACGATGTCCGAAATAGTTATGGTACCACTATTATCCGCATCGCCGTGAAGACAACAGTTCGATGGCAATGTCAAGATGAGATCATGATCCTTGGCGAACTTGTATCCCATATCGACTGTCCTTGTCAATTCCGAAGACGGCACCGAATTCTCTGCGGCAAGTATGACAACGAATTTCAGCGTGTCGTTGGCGGCACCGTTGATACTCGCGTCGCGGTAAATGGTCAGGACACTGCTGAGGTCTTCGACCGACCCATATGTCGTATACTGGCCGTTTGACAGAGACTCCATCTGATTCCAAAGATCTGCCGCGACGTAGTCGGTCGTAGGATAAACATGTGTCGGACTATCCCAAACAAATCCGCCGACTATCGGCTGACCATCTTCGCGGTAAGCCGCAATAGCGCCATAATTCTCTACCGTAGGACCAAATTTCAACCCGCGCTGGTACAGCATCTGCCTGCCCGCGTCAAATCCGCCCGTATTGTCGGAACCGGTGTCAGCCGGCACATCCCAATCGCAGGCAAACCCGACAGTGAGATTGTTGACCACACCAAGGGAATCGCTGGTACCTTTGTACAACTTGAAACTCGCTACCATGAAATTGCAGCTGTCCGGGTGTTTCGGAGCATAGTAATCGACCGAATAGCCAACCGTCGCGTCCCGATTGTTGCCTCTTCCTGAAATCCTGCGATACCCGGTAGCCGATGTCGAATCAAAGGTCTCGAGTCCAATTCCAATTAGTATCCCCGGAACATTTGGCGGAACTCCGCAGGATGAATGCGGTGGCTTGTAAATCGACCAACTCATATCGTCAGCCGCGGTGCCAAGAACCAGCGATCCATCATAAATAAAGTGCGCGTTGTCGCTGAAATAGGTGAAGCCGCGCGTCGAGTTCTGTGCTCCGACACGAGCCGTCCTGTCGGTGTGCAGCGTCGCACAGCTCGTCCGCAGATTCGGATATGGCGGATCGCAAAACGTCTCAAAGTTGTACAGATCCACCGCCAGGCTGGCAGTATCTATCCACCGCCCATTGTCGTACTCAAAATGAACTATCGCCTTGAAAAGACCCTGAGTTATCGGTCCCGTCGCCCGCATCGTGGCCAAAGCAGTGTTAACGCACCCAACCGGAACCGACCCAGTTGCCGGTTGCGACGGAAAATCGAGCCAACCCGATCCGTTCAGATACTCGATGCTCCGCGTATAGTTCACCGGCGAATTTCCGGAATTTGTCAGGACGATTGTTGTGTCGCGAGATTCCGTCGGATCTGTCTGAAATGGATAACCAATAAGCACTGGAGTCAATGTGAGTGATGCGAATGAGGGTACCTCCACGCACGGCGTAGACATGTTCATCACCGGATTATTCTGCCATGTCCCTTCCGTTCCCGTGATGCGTCCTGCATCCAGATCAAGTATGTACTGAATCCTCAGCGAGTCGGTGACATACATTGCTTGCGATGACCAGTTCTCCGAAGCTCCCGCTCCCGGTGCTGAATTCGGTGTGTGTGTATTGGTCAGATTGGTCGCCGGTCCCCAAGTCGCACCGTTTGTTGCTGAGGCTTGCATATATAGATCGCCGTTGCGGTATCCACCTTGAGTACAATCTGTCGTATCGCCGAAGTAGGTATATGTGATATAAAGCCGCTTATCGAGACCGGAAAGGCACTCGCTCAAGCTCATACGCGACACATTCTTCTGCCATGTACCCAGATCGCAAATTGGACTCTCGTGCGGAGCGTCAGCGATAATGCTCTTGCATTGACCGCAGTCGTCCCAATGCAACAACCGTCCTGCCTGTTCCGCTGCGTCTCCGTTCGCTGTAATCAAAATAAACCCCTTGCCAGGCAATGTGCAGGCATCCGTCAGTTGTATACATAGCATTCAAATCAGAATAGGCGCGCTCATCATCCGACGGCATGTAATTGGTGATATTAACGACCGGTCCCCAAGTGTTGCCTCGATCAATCGACTCGCGATACACAACATCCTGATTCTGCTGCTGAACACCACCCGTGAATGCGTAGTCTGCCGGCACCAAGTAAACGATGGCAACATTGTCCGAATTCGGATCGGCCACTATCGTAGCTGCTATATTGTCAACCGAGTCGATCCAGATGCCGCAAGTAGCACCGACTCCCGTAATTCCGCTGTTTGACCGATAGTAGACAATCGACCTCATGTCACTTGCGGTCGTCGGGCTTTCCGTCGAAATCGCATGAACGATACCATTACCTGAACCATCAATATCCGTTGCGATGACCGGCCAGATGTAAGGTCCTTCAGTCGCTCCGTAACCGCTTACAATTCCCTGACAGTTTGCCGCCGGAAATGTGAATCGAGGCGAAAACGCACCAATCCCGACTCCTGTATCTCGTGAGAATCTTGTCCCCCCCGAGGCGACATGATGGTAACCAACAACGGCCGCTCCGCCATTTGTCGGATCAAAGTCAATAGCGCAATAACCCGCTCCGACACTCGAATCAACGTTGGCATTGAACATTACACCGGGACCACCAATCTGCCAGGCGTAATACTGCACCGCGCGATTTGCGGTGCTCGGCCCCGGCAGATAGGTCCAGTTATTGTGTACCCACCCGCCTCCGACCACTATCTGTCTGGCCATGCGGGCGTTGTGTTGAATATCCTGATAAGTCGAGCCAATCGGAAATCCGGGTGACGTATAGAATCCGAGGTCCGAGCCAACTCCTACGGCGTACGCACAAAGCCCAATTATGACCGTTGCGGTCACAATTACTCGTGAATGCATTCTAACCTCCAGCGTTTTTCCAAATTCGAATCGACGATAATATACGGATACGTCGCCTTTTTAGCAACTTCTGATTGCCTTAGAGTTGTCGCCAAACTGTTCGCTGAAACAGATTTGGCTTAGTTTGATTGGATAGAATACTCCTAAGTAGGCACTTGTTTCTGTTGAAGCTCTCGTTTTTCGTCAATGTTCGACGATGATTCCTTCAAGCAGATTTTTTTGGCATTCTTCGAACTCTAAAATTCGCTTTTGACAAACTCTCTTTTCCATCGTCCTCAATAGTGGAGCAGCGAAACCTCATTCAATTGGAACAGTGACCGAATATCGATCAGGAATTATTCGTGGCACGCTGACTCAATAAACAGTTAAGAAGGCTGGTGTGTTATGAAGGAGCTTGTTTACTGTGCGCTCGTCGTTCTGGCGATGTACATCTCTTCAATTGCGGGAACTACTGGTAAGATCAAAGGGGAGATTACGGAAAACGAAACCTGCGAGCCGATCCCGTATGCGGTCGTGCAAATTGAAGGAACTACAATGGGTGCCCAAACGGACGTCAATGGTCGTTACGAAATCCAAAATGTGCCCGTTGGCACTTGGAGGCTGCAAGTAACAAAATGCGGCTGGGTATCGACTCGCGTTGAAAGCATAGTTGTCGATTCAAACCAAACTACCTTCGTCAATGTCGCAATGACGGAGTCCACGTTGGATTCATTGCCGTGTTGCATATTGATTACGTATCGAGACCTTATCAATGTCAGCGAGACTCAATCTGTCAAGAATCTCAACGCAGATCAACTCAAGCATCGTCCGGCAAGAAACGTCCGCGAAACTCTTCGAAGAATAGCTGGCGTGGTGTATCGATAGACCATACCCGCCGTTTGAACTGCTTCCATCTGGACTATTGGGGCTGACATTACATCCGCACCAACATTCATAACCACACACCAATAAAAACGAACAGAAATTTTGCACCCGGTTGGGAATAAGCGCCAGCACCGCCTGTATTGAAGACAAAGGTACTTAGTTAAACCTCAACCAATCGGAGGAGTTATGAAACGTCTTCTCTTAAGCGGAATCGTGCTGGTGATCTATGTGCTGGTCGTCGTGACCACACAGGTCTTCTCCACCAACACCGGCAGAATCAAGGGCAAAGTCATCAACATCAAGACCAAAGAAGCTGTTCCCTACGTCGTTGTTCAGTTACAAGGTACAACCATGGGCGCCCAGGCCGGCCCAGACGGCGAGTACCTGATCATCAACGTCCCTCCCGGCAAGTATGAAATGTGCGCTACTCTCACCGGCTGGACTTCGAGCTGCGTCAAGGAAGTTACAATCATTGAGAGTGTAACTACTACCCAGGACTTTTCGCTCACGGAGAGCATTGTCGCGACTGAGGCCCAAATCGTCGTAGCCACTCGCGACCTTCTCAAAGTGACAGAGACTGCCAATCTTCGCCAGATCAGTCCGGAGAATATTAAGAACATGCCCGCGGGGGGGGGGGCAGGAACTCCTCAAAGCACAGGTCGGCGTAGTTCAAGAATACGGAAGCATTCACTTTCGCGGCAGCCGATCGGGAGCCGTCCCCTACTGTGTTGATGGTTCATCCGCTCCCGCTCACGGCGGCAACACTCCTCCCAACGGCGAACCGGTCGATGCCATGCTCTTCAAGAGTTACGGCACCAACCCGTTCATTTCGACTGATGACGATCACCTTTCCACTTTTGCCATCGACTGCGACAACGCCTCCTATACGATGACGCGTGCCTATCTCAATGACGGCTATCTGCCGCCGGAAGAAGCTGTTCGTGTTGAGGAGTTTGTCAACAACTTCAAATATGCCTATGAATTTCCGCACGACCGTGCCTTTGATGTCGAGATGGAAGGCGCACCCTCCCGCTTTGGTAAAGGCTACCAGCTTCTCAAGATCGGCGTCGTCGGCAAGAAAATTCGTGCCGAGAATCGCAAAGATGCCAATCTCACCTTTGTCGTCGACGTCTCCGGCTCGATGGATGAGGATAATCGCCTTGGCCTCGTCCGCCGCAGTCTGCGCATGCTCGTCGACCAGCTTACCCCGCGCGACAAGGTCGGAATCGTTGTCTACGGCTCCAATGCCTGGGTAGTTCTTGAACCTACCTCGATTCGCGACAAAGCTCAAATCATCCGAGCCATCGAACAGCTTGTTCCTCAAGGCTCAACCAATGCCGAGGAAGGCATCCGCATGGGTTACGAAATGGCCAATCGCAATTTCAATGCCAATTCCATTAACCGAATCATCCTGTGCTCCGACGGCGTTGCCAATGTCGGGCGTACCTCTGCTGAAGAATTCCTGAAATTCATCAAGGGCTATGCCGACAAGGGCATCACTCTTTCCGCAGTCGGTTTCGGGATGGGCAACTATAACGACGTGTTAATGGAAAAACTCGGCGACAAGGGCAATGGCCACTACGCCTATGTCGACAGTTGGGAAGAATCACAGCGCGTGTTCATGGAAAATCTCACCGGCATGCTGCAGGTCATCGCCCGTGACGTTAAGATCCAAGTCGATTTCGACCCCAACGTAGTCGAACGTTATCGCCTGCTCGGTTATGAAAACCGCGATGTCGCCGACGACAAGTTCCGCGACGATAAGGAAGATGGCGGCGAGATCGGTTCGGGCCATACCGTGACCGCACTCTATGAAATCAAGCTCAAGGATGGCGCCCGCGGCGATCTGGGTACCGTCTATATCCGCCACAAAAACCCGGATTCCTTTGAAGTTTCCGAAATCGCCGAGCGAATCGGCGCCAACATGTTCAAAACAAGCTTCGAACTGGGGTCTGTTGATTTCCGTCTTGCCGCAGCCGGTGCCGAATTTGCCGAGATTATGCGCGCCAGCTTCTGGGCCAAAGATAGCAAGCTCTCAGATGTCCTTTCTGTCGTGCGCAATATCGATCAGGAAGAAAGCAACGATCAGGTTATCGAACTGATGAATCTCATTGCCAAGGCGGACAAACTCAGAACCGAAAAGGCGAAGAGCCTCATCCCTGAGCCGCTTGGCATGGGTGAATAAAAAGTACCTCCGAAATGACTCCTTCCGGCGGTAAGTCAAAGGGGTAGGCTGTGAGGGCAAGCGAAAGCTTGCCCTTTTAGCATTGCTCTTGCACTTCCTCTTTGCGCAACCAATATTGCACTTCGCATGGCCGAATATCCGAAACGAAAATCGAACCTACTGATTCAGGTGGAGAAAGTCGAAGGCATCGACTACTACACCGTCAAATCCCCCGATACC
This genomic interval from bacterium contains the following:
- a CDS encoding ferritin family protein, translated to MNVFEFAMKMEKDGQHFYESEAAKTNNPALKKIWLQLAGDEVKHYEIFKRFRDGDVHEAKAMSELGTQILATAKTVFEQLPKTGNDFNFGDDVIAAWTKAQHLETETEKFYREKSGEEKLPEIKRAFSLLADEEHKHVVLIEHVLEFLHQPKSWLDDAEWSNIAH
- the pruA gene encoding L-glutamate gamma-semialdehyde dehydrogenase, whose product is MGNFRMAHPFNEPIYSYGPGTPERAKLQAAIEELKSKQIDIPLIIDGKEVRVGEKIKLTAPHDHSLVLGYSYRGTKKETNDAIASALAAQQAWSEVPMHHRIAIFLKAADLLAGPYRYIVNAATMLAHSKNPFQAEIDAVCELVDFFRFNAYFMQQIADIQPINPDPTIWNRIDYRPLEGFIFAVSPFNFVSINGNLPSAPAMWGNVAVWKPASSVMYTSHFLMKIFMEAGLPPGVINMVTGKASEISDIILNHEYLAGIHFTGSTPVFQTMWKTVGENIAKNKYKGYPRLVGETGGKDFIFVHKSAVPDQVATAITRGAFEYQGQKCSAASRAYIPKSLWPSIKKTVLKQLAEIKIGAPTDFSNFMNAVIDRGAYDSIKEYVDFAKKATDAEIISGGNCDDSKGYYIDATLIETSNPKFKTMQEEIFGPVMTVYIYKDSEYEKTLKLCDETSPYALTGAIFAADRDAILLAEKTLRQAAGNFYINDKPTGAVVGQQPFGGARASGTNDKAGALHNMIRWTSPRTIKENFVPPTDYKYPFLREE
- a CDS encoding superoxide dismutase encodes the protein MNRRDFIENAAIISAAAVLVPGLLGEQLAQAQTVDAYALPPLPYAYDALEPHIDKMTMEIHHSKHHAAYVNNLNKALEKYPELKKQSPQDLVRKQGTMPDAIHSAVRDHGGGHVNHTFFWTIMGPNAGGDPGGEIAAAITAEYGDIAKFREEFGKFAAGRFGSGWAWLVYSDRELKLTSTANQDSPLSYGQTPILGIDVWEHAYYLKYQNRRADYIGAWWNVVNWDAVNKIYVTASK
- a CDS encoding carboxypeptidase-like regulatory domain-containing protein, with product MKELVYCALVVLAMYISSIAGTTGKIKGEITENETCEPIPYAVVQIEGTTMGAQTDVNGRYEIQNVPVGTWRLQVTKCGWVSTRVESIVVDSNQTTFVNVAMTESTLDSLPCCILITYRDLINVSETQSVKNLNADQLKHRPARNVRETLRRIAGVVYR
- a CDS encoding von Willebrand factor type A domain-containing protein, with amino-acid sequence MLFKSYGTNPFISTDDDHLSTFAIDCDNASYTMTRAYLNDGYLPPEEAVRVEEFVNNFKYAYEFPHDRAFDVEMEGAPSRFGKGYQLLKIGVVGKKIRAENRKDANLTFVVDVSGSMDEDNRLGLVRRSLRMLVDQLTPRDKVGIVVYGSNAWVVLEPTSIRDKAQIIRAIEQLVPQGSTNAEEGIRMGYEMANRNFNANSINRIILCSDGVANVGRTSAEEFLKFIKGYADKGITLSAVGFGMGNYNDVLMEKLGDKGNGHYAYVDSWEESQRVFMENLTGMLQVIARDVKIQVDFDPNVVERYRLLGYENRDVADDKFRDDKEDGGEIGSGHTVTALYEIKLKDGARGDLGTVYIRHKNPDSFEVSEIAERIGANMFKTSFELGSVDFRLAAAGAEFAEIMRASFWAKDSKLSDVLSVVRNIDQEESNDQVIELMNLIAKADKLRTEKAKSLIPEPLGMGE
- a CDS encoding carboxypeptidase-like regulatory domain-containing protein, which encodes MKRLLLSGIVLVIYVLVVVTTQVFSTNTGRIKGKVINIKTKEAVPYVVVQLQGTTMGAQAGPDGEYLIINVPPGKYEMCATLTGWTSSCVKEVTIIESVTTTQDFSLTESIVATEAQIVVATRDLLKVTETANLRQISPENIKNMPAGGGAGTPQSTGRRSSRIRKHSLSRQPIGSRPLLC